The Humulus lupulus chromosome 3, drHumLupu1.1, whole genome shotgun sequence genome window below encodes:
- the LOC133823727 gene encoding F-box protein FBW2-like, which produces MDEEYDDGDIFPPWDQLIPEVLVLIFNKLSLLEKLIEIPLVCKSWNRVVTAPDCWQDIDFEDTFFYFKNLYGVFEDFDLMNTILQTTVRRSLGQLRSLNARYIVDDNTFSIIAEHAQCLGTLKLPSLWIESSTIEDAAEMLSTVTHLDISYNGYFELKVEAIKAIGYHCKSLEWFNMNMSVDSCLEDSLLDEQAFAIASTMPKLKHLEIDFMIIGPEGLLKILSCCTQLEHLNIRGCFLLNDCGQYFEKFSDLKVVGPQLDT; this is translated from the exons ATGGATGAGGAATATGATGATGGCGATATCTTTCCACCTTGGGACCAACTGATACCTGAAGTACTAGTATTAATCTTCAATAAGTTGTCATTGCTTGAAAAATTAATCGAAATTCCACTAGTTTGTAAATCATGGAACAGAGTTGTTACTGCGCCTGACTGCTGGCAAGATATTGACTTCGAagacacatttttttattttaaaaatttgtatgGTGTTTTTGAAGACTTTGATCTCATGAACACAATACTTCAAACGACGGTGAGGAGAAGTTTAGGCCAACTTCGATCGCTTAATGCTAGATACATAGTTGATGACAATACATTTTCCATAATTGCTGAACA TGCACAATGTCTTGGTACACTGAAGCTGCCATCTCTTTGGATAGAAAGTTCCACCATAGAAGATGCTGCTGAGATGTTATCCACCGTTACTCATTTGGATATAAGCTACAATGGTTATTTTGAATTGAAAGTCGAAGCTATTAAGGCTATTGGGTATCACTGTAAGAGTCTAGAATGGTTTAATATGAACATGAGTGTAGATTCCTGTTTGGAAGATTCCCTCTTAGACGAGCAGGCTTTCGCCATAGCTTCCACAATGCCAAAATTAAAGCACCTGGAAATTGATTTTATGATCATTGGTCCTGAAGGTCTACTCAAGATACTCTCCTGCTGCACTCAACTTGAACATTTGAATATCAGGGGTTGTTTCTTACTAAATGACTGTGGTCAGTATTTTGAGAAATTCTCTGATTTGAAGGTTGTCGGTCCTCAGTTAGATACTTGA
- the LOC133820973 gene encoding F-box protein FBW2-like, translated as MIAEALVLIFNKLSIFDKICMVSLVCKSWHRVVTCSDCWQDIDFEGIEDHYNNDLKPILKALLRKNSDHLRSLCAKNFVDDELFSLFADHAQSVRTLKLSCCSIRSSTIETAAEKLSTVTHLDISFNCYHISASAIKAIGYHCKHLLTFNMNVSSDIVDIEPPLDEQAFAIASTMPKLKHLEVSYVHIGSEGLLKILSCCTELEFLNIRGCFLFVFKENLFENFSGLKVIGPWATGEDLLNYMYNPRYIIPDFMAIAHELDFSLFDELKY; from the exons ATGATCGCTGAAGCATTAGTATTAATCTTCAATAAGTTGTCAATATTTGACAAAATTTGCATGGTTTCACTCGTTTGCAAATCATGGCATAGAGTCGTTACTTGTTCTGATTGCTggcaagatattgattttgaaggcatAGAAGATCATTATAATAATGACTTAAAGCCAATTCTAAAAGCTCTGTTGAGGAAGAATTCAGATCATCTTCGCTCACTTTGTGCTAAAAATTTCGTCGATGACGAATTGTTCTCTTTATTTGCTGACCA TGCACAATCTGTTCGGACATTGAAGCTGTCATGTTGTAGTATAAGGAGCTCAACCATAGAAACTGCTGCTGAGAAGCTCTCCACCGTTACCCATTTGGATATAAGCTTCAACTGTTATCATATTTCTGCCTCTGCTATTAAGGCAATTGGGTATCACTGTAAGCATCTTTTAACGTTTAACATGAACGTTTCTTCAGACATAGTTGATATAGAACCCCCTTTAGATGAACAGGCTTTTGCCATAGCATCCACAATGCCAAAGCTGAAGCACTTAGAAGTTTCATATGTGCACATTGGTTCTGAAGGTCTGCTAAAGATACTCTCCTGCTGCACTGAACTTGAATTTCTGAACATTCGTGgttgtttcctttttgtttttaagGAAAATTTATTTGAGAATTTCTCTGGCTTGAAGGTTATTGGTCCCTGGGCGACTGGTGAAGACTTGCTTAACTACATGTACAATCCTAGATACATTATTCCAGATTTTATGGCAATTGCTCATGAgcttgatttttctttatttgatgaattgaagTACTGA